In Aquila chrysaetos chrysaetos chromosome 2, bAquChr1.4, whole genome shotgun sequence, the following are encoded in one genomic region:
- the LOC115334125 gene encoding cuticle collagen 2-like — protein sequence MGYRPFAVGASALIIGVSSTSRVYANENAPAIFAVIFSKPAEPLRIATMLSVPINRTQVFTFKKPVCLLAWITLISGRTAWPTPAQLEGTRESGQGREAAGGALRGGGTRRRQLSGRQTAGTSGCPALPVPSRPAGQRLVPAAGRLAPLRPAQVPLARPGPARPGGRGLPRSRWAPGPAPPRGCGGSVGGRLPPRSARRGGPAAAGGSRRDGAAEPGARGGGNPERVREKRSGPSCRLRARGAEGSGGCRHGGAGRVREPSPPERPAGAERSGARRCGGGLVAVAAV from the exons ATGGGGTATCGTCCATTTGCAGTGGGTGCTTCAGCTCTTATCATCGGTGTTTCCAGTACTTCCCGG GTATATGCTAATGAAAACGCTCCTGCTAtatttgcagtgattttttccAAACCGGCTGAACCGTTGCGAATTGCCACAATGCTGAGCGTGCCTATTAATCGCACGCAGgtctttacatttaaaaaaccagtCTGTCTGTTGGCGTGGATCACTTTAATTAGCGGGCGTACGGCGTGGCCTACGCCCGCCCAGCTGGAAGGCACCCGGGAGTCGGGGCAGGGGCGGGAAGCGGCCGGCGGTGCCCTCCGGGGAGGGGGAACGCGGAGGCGGCAGCTCTCGGGCAGGCAGACGGCGGGGACGTcgggctgccctgccctgcccgtcccgtcccgtcccgctGGGCAGCGCCTTGTCCCCGCGGCGGGCCGCCTCGCCCCTCTTCGCCCCGCGCAGGTGCCgctggcccggcccggcccggcccggcccggcggcagAGGGCTCCCTCGGTCGCGGTGggctcccggccccgctccgccccgggGCTGCGGAGGAAGCGTCGGCGGGCGCCTGCCCCCTCGCTCCGCTCGCCGCGGTGGGCCGGCCGCTGCCGGCGGGTCCCGGAGGGACGGGGCGGCCGAGCCCGGGGCGAGGGGCGGCGG CAACCCCGAGCGGGTCCGAGAGAAACGCAGCGGCCCGTCCTGCCGCCTTCGGGCCCGAGGTGCCGAGGGCTCGGGCGGCTGCCGCCACGGAGGCGCCGGACGGGTGAGGGAGCCGAGCCCCCCGGAGCGGCCGGCGGGAGCGGAGAGGAGCGGAGCCCGGAGGTGCGGCGGGGGGCTGGTGGCGGTGGCAGCGGTTTAA